The following are encoded together in the Acetobacter vaccinii genome:
- a CDS encoding FAD-dependent oxidoreductase, giving the protein MSEIQADVLVVGGGMAAGWAAISAAKAGASVVIVDKGYMGTSGVTAPAGPNHWWVPPEPELRKSAVARRLETAFGLADPAWMERVIDVTWRSIPEMAPWYPFSGNGKGGTFQSGLRGPEYLRALRRYATSLGVRILDHHPVLELLARQDGSVGGAAGHDRLADKAWRARAGAVILATGGCAFRSGLLGSYNNTGDGYLMGVEAGAELSGMEFSISYSISPAWLSTRTLPYTGARYFDADGQPLAIPGWDKPRDYLCRLADAFRYGPVYADLHEAPAELATVLREIQPATLAAFERRGVDLFRDRFEVKLFGEGTIRGVGGLRIVDTSCATSVRGLFAVGDAATREHVAGATSGGGAQNAAWALSSGVLAGAGAASAAQKQKGRIEQTEKLKPLGGAGLRPTGTVQKIDRNAAVHTAQQEVLDLDKALWRNEVKLKKSTSVLDNTWTDIRRGLHADGLDAVAAREVAAMVATARWCTSAALARKESRGMHVREDYPVMSPEYQHSIVTTGLDQITTRLDTYHNAQEVL; this is encoded by the coding sequence ATGAGTGAAATCCAGGCGGATGTTTTGGTTGTTGGTGGAGGAATGGCGGCTGGTTGGGCGGCGATTTCGGCTGCCAAGGCCGGTGCCTCTGTTGTTATTGTCGATAAAGGCTACATGGGCACCAGTGGCGTAACAGCACCAGCGGGGCCTAATCACTGGTGGGTGCCTCCTGAACCAGAACTGCGAAAGTCTGCCGTTGCCCGTCGGCTGGAAACAGCGTTTGGTCTGGCAGACCCTGCATGGATGGAACGGGTTATTGATGTTACATGGCGCTCAATTCCAGAAATGGCGCCGTGGTACCCGTTCTCTGGCAATGGCAAGGGGGGCACATTTCAGTCAGGTTTGCGGGGGCCAGAATATCTGCGCGCACTGCGGCGTTACGCCACCAGTCTGGGTGTTAGAATATTGGACCATCACCCCGTGTTAGAGCTTTTGGCACGGCAGGACGGTTCTGTTGGTGGGGCTGCGGGGCACGATAGACTGGCAGATAAAGCATGGCGTGCCCGTGCGGGTGCTGTCATCTTGGCAACTGGAGGGTGTGCTTTTCGGTCAGGACTGCTGGGAAGTTATAATAACACGGGTGATGGCTACCTTATGGGGGTCGAGGCTGGTGCTGAACTTTCGGGAATGGAGTTTAGTATCTCCTATTCCATTTCACCGGCATGGCTAAGCACACGAACGTTGCCGTATACAGGGGCGCGATATTTTGATGCAGACGGACAGCCTCTGGCAATTCCGGGTTGGGATAAGCCGCGTGACTATCTTTGCAGATTAGCAGATGCGTTTCGATATGGGCCTGTCTATGCTGACCTGCATGAAGCCCCGGCTGAACTGGCTACCGTCCTTCGGGAAATTCAGCCTGCGACACTGGCGGCGTTTGAACGGCGTGGTGTTGATCTTTTTCGGGATCGGTTTGAAGTCAAGCTCTTCGGTGAAGGCACAATTCGTGGGGTTGGTGGGCTCCGCATTGTTGATACGTCCTGCGCGACATCTGTAAGGGGATTATTTGCGGTGGGAGATGCCGCAACGCGCGAACATGTGGCTGGTGCTACGAGTGGCGGGGGCGCGCAAAATGCAGCCTGGGCACTCTCCTCTGGCGTGCTGGCGGGGGCTGGAGCCGCTTCTGCCGCCCAAAAACAGAAGGGGCGAATTGAGCAGACTGAAAAGTTGAAGCCTTTGGGGGGCGCAGGGCTGCGCCCAACGGGGACGGTGCAGAAAATTGACAGGAATGCTGCTGTACACACGGCGCAGCAAGAAGTTCTGGATCTCGATAAAGCGCTCTGGAGAAATGAGGTTAAACTGAAAAAATCTACATCTGTATTGGATAACACGTGGACCGATATCCGGCGTGGCTTGCATGCTGACGGTCTGGATGCGGTCGCTGCGCGCGAGGTGGCAGCTATGGTCGCGACAGCGCGTTGGTGCACATCCGCCGCCCTTGCCCGGAAAGAAAGCCGTGGCATGCATGTCAGAGAAGATTACCCTGTCATGAGCCCTGAATATCAGCATTCTATAGTCACAACGGGTTTGGATCAGATCACGACACGGCTGGACACATA
- a CDS encoding TonB-dependent siderophore receptor, producing MLWKDQLLSRSFGLFAFAGLVTCVPEGSLIAASADHLPKIKKENRKSVAKTDLKAKEAATVSRSAENVVVHSGGVGRALNAAVNDGALGRRSVFDTPFSVVSVGAAAIQARQATDINAVFAQDSSVTIANSGSGAASGASFKIRGLAVDSLNGYKVDGLAIPYWSIDLPVENFESIQMIKGASAFMYGFGAPGGVVNFEIKKPHDLSTLSLEAGYRSDAVFRQMIDAGGTLIDRERLRYRFSFSNEIGNLFNGGTMRRDGVTLAFDGKITSSLKWDASMFFMKTLQENMINTLSIASTVTSLPSVSGRTQLGARGSWKTNDMKVVTAGLTWEINQNWHSRLSYRYSVLDEDFPGTIMTMTNNQGDYHDNAFFIQRQWWYNQIQEVTEGHVDTGPFRHDIVAGVSWEHQLYDTDANATTNTVISTGNIFNDIPSLSGHTPADFYHPRLYHYIDYQQIAPFLSDTVTWHNWSLLAGFRYTWYSENDFSPTGARTASHRNTPITPVFALTYKVDPGLNVYFSYVQAMQSGGQAGSSNVNRNEVFAPMESSNYELGIKIARKKWSLTGALFRLDSGTGYTNAQNYYMQDGLARYQGVEINGAFAVTPRLTVSGGITYLSARYQKAASAIIGNHVEGTAPLQASAQLHYRVPRVEGLSLDAYFRYVDSMYDGAANTLSLPSYRVWDIGANYALPVGKHHLTFRGMIRNLGGQRYWTTYGNMAALPGDPRTVSLSARIDF from the coding sequence ATGCTGTGGAAAGATCAACTTCTCTCTCGTTCTTTTGGGCTTTTTGCTTTTGCCGGTTTGGTAACGTGCGTTCCTGAAGGGTCGCTGATTGCGGCCTCTGCTGATCATTTGCCAAAGATCAAAAAGGAAAATCGCAAAAGCGTGGCAAAAACTGACCTGAAAGCAAAGGAGGCGGCGACTGTCAGCCGGTCTGCGGAGAATGTGGTTGTTCATTCTGGTGGAGTAGGGCGGGCTCTGAACGCAGCAGTCAATGATGGGGCTCTTGGCCGTCGCTCAGTTTTTGATACTCCGTTTTCAGTAGTCTCTGTCGGGGCCGCAGCGATCCAGGCTCGTCAGGCGACTGATATTAATGCTGTTTTTGCCCAGGATTCCTCAGTAACGATTGCTAATAGTGGGAGTGGGGCTGCCTCTGGGGCGAGTTTTAAAATTCGAGGCCTCGCGGTTGATTCCTTGAATGGCTACAAAGTTGATGGTCTGGCTATCCCATACTGGTCCATTGACCTGCCCGTGGAGAATTTTGAAAGCATCCAGATGATTAAAGGGGCTTCGGCCTTTATGTATGGTTTTGGGGCCCCGGGTGGTGTTGTCAATTTTGAAATTAAAAAACCGCATGATCTTTCAACACTGTCATTGGAGGCCGGTTATCGATCCGATGCCGTTTTCCGGCAGATGATTGATGCCGGGGGCACTCTTATTGATAGGGAAAGGCTGCGCTATCGTTTTTCCTTCTCCAACGAGATTGGCAATCTGTTCAACGGCGGCACGATGCGCAGGGACGGTGTGACACTGGCGTTTGACGGTAAAATTACCAGTTCCCTGAAATGGGATGCCAGCATGTTTTTCATGAAAACTTTGCAGGAAAACATGATCAACACGCTGTCCATTGCTTCTACGGTTACGTCCTTGCCGTCGGTCAGTGGTCGTACCCAGCTTGGTGCAAGAGGAAGCTGGAAAACGAATGACATGAAAGTAGTGACGGCAGGGTTAACGTGGGAGATAAACCAGAACTGGCATTCTCGCTTATCCTATCGTTATTCTGTTCTGGATGAAGATTTCCCTGGTACAATCATGACCATGACGAATAATCAGGGGGATTATCATGATAATGCTTTTTTCATTCAAAGGCAGTGGTGGTACAACCAGATCCAGGAAGTAACGGAAGGGCACGTGGACACAGGTCCTTTCCGGCATGATATTGTTGCAGGTGTTTCCTGGGAACATCAGCTGTATGATACAGATGCAAATGCGACGACCAATACTGTTATTTCAACAGGGAATATTTTTAATGATATTCCAAGTCTATCGGGGCATACACCGGCAGATTTCTATCATCCGCGCTTATACCATTATATTGACTACCAGCAGATTGCCCCATTTTTAAGTGACACGGTCACATGGCACAACTGGTCATTGCTCGCCGGATTTCGGTACACATGGTATAGTGAAAACGATTTTTCCCCAACGGGTGCAAGAACTGCGAGCCATAGAAACACTCCTATTACGCCGGTTTTCGCCCTGACCTACAAGGTTGATCCGGGTTTGAATGTTTATTTTAGTTACGTTCAGGCCATGCAAAGTGGTGGGCAGGCAGGGAGCAGTAATGTCAATCGGAATGAAGTTTTTGCCCCAATGGAAAGCAGTAACTATGAGCTAGGTATAAAAATTGCTCGGAAAAAATGGTCTCTAACAGGTGCTCTGTTTCGGCTTGATAGTGGCACGGGTTATACCAATGCCCAGAATTATTACATGCAGGATGGTTTGGCCCGTTATCAGGGTGTCGAAATCAATGGCGCGTTTGCAGTTACACCTCGTCTGACTGTATCAGGGGGTATTACCTATCTTTCGGCCCGTTACCAAAAAGCTGCATCAGCTATTATTGGCAACCATGTTGAAGGGACAGCCCCTTTACAGGCATCTGCGCAACTCCATTACCGTGTGCCACGGGTGGAAGGACTCAGCCTAGATGCGTACTTCCGCTATGTGGATTCAATGTATGATGGGGCTGCCAATACACTTTCGCTCCCATCGTATCGGGTGTGGGATATCGGAGCCAATTATGCCCTGCCTGTTGGTAAACATCATTTAACCTTCAGGGGGATGATCCGTAATCTGGGCGGACAGCGCTATTGGACCACTTACGGCAATATGGCTGCTCTGCCTGGAGACCCTCGAACAGTCTCACTCAGCGCACGGATCGATTTCTGA